Proteins from one Ranitomeya variabilis isolate aRanVar5 chromosome 1, aRanVar5.hap1, whole genome shotgun sequence genomic window:
- the LOC143769659 gene encoding beta-1,4-galactosyltransferase galt-1-like codes for MSCSLKQKFIACNLLVLIFILLFYLLQPKDSKMRYVPNIAIGPLIPLQDNKTFIIAPYYDPRDSNLIRILAIVHHTVKHIFCVFYCKQFSYVHVMAEIDIVRDGFGFPFETVNLLCKIPPDCDYNYISVYSNRSKDISQIPMFEISKDPIGSFSANFMVCISAFYGKFDNVLQVIQTIEMYKLLGASRVTIYNTSCGDNVDKVLKYYTQEGVLEVVPWPIDKYLKTSTTWKYVQGLNSEIGYYGQIASLNDCMYRNMFKSEYVLLNDIDEIIIPVKYWDWPTLMRNLKKQ; via the coding sequence ATGTCCTGCTCATTAAAACAGAAGTTCATTGCATGCAATTTATTGGTGCTCATTTTCATCTTGCTCTTCTACCTTCTACAACCCAAGGATTCTAAAATGCGTTATGTTCCCAACATTGCCATCGGACCCTTAATACCATTACAGGATAACAAAACCTTCATCATCGCTCCATACTATGATCCCAGGGACTCCAATTTAATAAGAATACTTGCTATAGTCCATCACACAGTGAAGCACATCTTCTGTGTGTTTTATTGTAAGCAATTTAGTTATGTACATGTTATGGCAGAAATTGATATTGTTCGGGACGGCTTTGGATTCCCTTTTGAGACAGTAAATCTACTTTGCAAAATTCCACCTGATTGTGATTATAACTACATCTCTGTATATTCAAACCGCTCAAAAGACATAAGCCAAATTCCAATGTTTGAAATCTCAAAAGATCCAATAGGGTCATTTTCTGCCAATTTTATGGTTTGCATCTCTGCCTTTTATGGAAAGTTTGATAACGTTTTGCAAGTGATCCAAACTATTGAAATGTATAAATTACTTGGAGCTTCTAGAGTCACCATCTATAACACGAGCTGTGGTGACAATGTGGACAAGGTTTTGAAATATTACACTCAAGAAGGTGTCTTAGAGGTAGTACCCTGGCCAATAGACAAATATCTGAAGACCTCCACAACATGGAAATATGTTCAAGGACTCAACAGTGAAATTGGCTACTATGGACAAATTGCATCTTTAAATGACTGCATGTACAGAAATATGTTTAAAAGTGAATATGTTCTTCTAAATGACATTGATGAGATTATCATTCCAGTAAAATATTGGGACTGGCCAACATTAATGAGGAATCTCAAAAAGCAGTAA